A stretch of the Vulcanisaeta souniana JCM 11219 genome encodes the following:
- a CDS encoding DNA methyltransferase yields MREVGFSEYLEFVSRNRVIHIEDQEISLEPIRVERLLPDSTELTDVSTTVWSFPRRGSWATHKGDYRGNWAPQIPRALILMYTNKGDTILDSMVGSGTTCIEAKLLGRNCIGVDVNYNAVMLTLHRLYWLEESIKQHSSADLVPYRVGDVILEDVMKAFTRIYHGDARKLDLIRDGSVDAVFTHPPYWNIIEYKGGECSQDDLSCAKNLENYIRLMGEVAREIYRVLKPGGYAAVLIGDTRMHRHYVPISHRVLGVFLNVGFILKEEVIKIQHRMKTTREVWQRMRGRGFLLIQHEKLFIFKKPGNEEEKRKLKYSISI; encoded by the coding sequence ATGCGCGAAGTTGGTTTTAGTGAGTATTTGGAGTTTGTTTCTAGGAATAGGGTTATTCATATTGAGGACCAGGAGATTTCCCTTGAGCCCATTAGGGTTGAGCGTTTACTGCCTGATTCCACGGAGCTCACTGATGTTTCAACCACGGTATGGAGCTTTCCCAGGAGGGGTTCCTGGGCTACGCACAAGGGTGATTACAGAGGCAACTGGGCCCCCCAGATACCCAGGGCGTTGATACTCATGTACACAAATAAGGGTGATACGATACTCGACTCAATGGTTGGTTCAGGCACCACATGCATTGAGGCCAAGCTTCTGGGTAGGAATTGTATTGGTGTTGACGTTAATTATAATGCCGTAATGCTCACGCTACATAGGCTTTATTGGCTTGAGGAGAGCATTAAACAACACTCAAGTGCTGACTTGGTCCCCTATAGGGTCGGCGATGTGATCCTTGAGGACGTTATGAAGGCATTCACTCGTATTTACCACGGCGATGCGAGGAAACTGGACTTAATTAGGGATGGCTCAGTGGATGCTGTATTCACGCATCCACCCTACTGGAACATCATTGAGTATAAGGGTGGTGAGTGCTCACAGGATGATTTATCATGTGCTAAAAACCTGGAGAATTACATAAGGTTAATGGGGGAGGTGGCGCGGGAGATCTACAGGGTGCTTAAGCCAGGTGGGTATGCGGCCGTGCTCATTGGTGATACGAGGATGCATAGGCACTACGTACCCATATCGCACAGGGTCCTCGGGGTATTCCTAAACGTGGGCTTCATACTTAAGGAGGAGGTCATAAAGATACAGCATAGGATGAAGACCACGAGGGAAGTATGGCAGAGAATGAGGGGCAGGGGCTTCCTATTAATACAGCACGAAAAACTCTTCATATTTAAAAAGCCGGGGAATGAGGAGGAGAAAAGAAAACTGAAATATAGTATAAGCATTTGA
- a CDS encoding imidazoleglycerol-phosphate dehydratase: MTGSTEVRRAEVKRETKETSVYVNLSLGPGDIKVVTPIKFLNHMVETFMFYMGSSGEVMAEDLRGFDDHHVVEDVFITLGMALDRALGDRVGIRRFGWSMVPMDDALAATAIDLGGRVYWVFRGSFVGERIGDLTTQMVPHIIRTLATHVRATIHAEIRWGENDHHMAEALFKSLGLSMAQAMEYVGDKAARSLKGTMQ; encoded by the coding sequence GTGACTGGTAGTACTGAGGTTAGGCGGGCTGAGGTTAAGCGTGAGACGAAGGAGACCAGTGTATATGTTAACCTGAGCCTAGGTCCTGGCGATATTAAGGTGGTTACACCAATCAAATTCCTCAATCACATGGTTGAGACGTTCATGTTCTACATGGGTTCATCAGGTGAGGTTATGGCTGAGGACCTTAGGGGATTTGATGATCATCACGTGGTTGAGGACGTATTCATCACCTTGGGTATGGCATTAGACAGGGCATTGGGTGATAGGGTTGGTATCAGGAGGTTTGGTTGGTCTATGGTGCCTATGGACGACGCATTGGCTGCCACAGCAATAGACCTGGGCGGCAGAGTTTATTGGGTGTTTAGGGGTTCATTCGTTGGAGAGAGGATTGGCGATTTAACAACACAGATGGTGCCACACATAATTAGGACACTGGCTACTCATGTTAGGGCCACAATACATGCAGAGATAAGGTGGGGCGAGAATGATCACCACATGGCCGAGGCATTGTTCAAGTCCCTTGGTCTATCAATGGCACAGGCCATGGAGTATGTGGGTGATAAGGCAGCGAGGAGCCTCAAGGGGACCATGCAATGA
- a CDS encoding plastocyanin/azurin family copper-binding protein codes for MSRTWIWIAVGIAIGLVISLGLVYAIMPYYYNYYYGNYPGALPIGPSASNYYGGYTYGTYSISQIIKEVMEVPSYAHVYPNNNTIVFTSKDINLLVVAMMGDDAERMFNATPPSYVHGDVFVIYGLINPTLVMPAGAVVHVTFVNLDDDMYHNFVITTVTPPYPYYVMPYMGMYGGMGPQMMLFMRWLPPANYNTGYAYGYEYTFTITALGTYWYLCTYPGHAEEGMYGEIIAVGNGLSTSAYPYPTAQYPGTYYGPGWMGGMMGWW; via the coding sequence ATGAGTAGGACCTGGATTTGGATTGCGGTTGGTATTGCCATTGGCTTAGTGATTAGTCTAGGCTTAGTCTACGCAATTATGCCCTATTACTATAATTACTACTACGGTAATTACCCTGGCGCCCTGCCTATAGGTCCCAGTGCGAGTAATTACTATGGTGGTTACACCTACGGTACATATTCAATAAGTCAAATCATTAAGGAAGTTATGGAAGTGCCGAGCTACGCCCATGTTTACCCGAATAACAATACTATAGTATTCACTAGTAAGGATATTAACTTATTAGTCGTGGCCATGATGGGTGACGATGCAGAGAGGATGTTTAATGCAACTCCTCCGTCATATGTGCATGGCGATGTCTTTGTTATTTATGGGCTCATAAACCCAACGCTGGTCATGCCTGCGGGCGCCGTTGTTCATGTTACCTTCGTTAATCTCGATGATGACATGTACCATAACTTCGTGATTACTACGGTGACACCCCCATACCCATATTATGTAATGCCCTACATGGGCATGTACGGCGGTATGGGTCCACAAATGATGCTCTTCATGAGGTGGTTACCACCGGCTAACTATAACACTGGTTATGCTTATGGCTACGAATATACATTCACGATCACCGCACTAGGTACGTATTGGTACTTATGCACCTATCCGGGGCACGCAGAAGAGGGTATGTATGGAGAGATAATTGCCGTGGGTAATGGCTTAAGCACATCGGCATACCCATATCCTACTGCTCAATACCCAGGTACATACTATGGACCTGGTTGGATGGGTGGTATGATGGGGTGGTGGTAA
- the hisG gene encoding ATP phosphoribosyltransferase — translation MLFDAPGTCIMAIPSKGRLVQPTLKLLEEVGIKAQFYDERALMLPTNWPGLNIIRVRPEDIPYIVESGAAVMGITGLDYVVESQSKIEVVERLGFGGGRIVIAVPSSSSINDVNGIRDGMRIATKYVNLARNYFEGLSKKVKIVKISGSAEIMPSLGVADAIVDVMSTGTTLRLHGLKPIGVIMETEAALIANGSRRNGCNDVMERFLVLLHGVKSSTNRKLILMNVPTEKLASVLSVLPSMEGPTVADIANKPFKEVISVVPENELPSLLVRLRNAGAKDILVMSIEKVIT, via the coding sequence ATGTTGTTTGATGCTCCTGGAACATGCATAATGGCGATCCCATCAAAGGGCCGTTTGGTACAACCAACACTAAAGTTGTTGGAGGAGGTGGGGATCAAGGCTCAGTTCTATGATGAAAGGGCATTGATGCTGCCGACTAACTGGCCTGGGCTTAATATCATTAGGGTTAGGCCTGAGGATATACCGTATATAGTTGAGTCTGGTGCGGCTGTCATGGGTATAACGGGTCTTGATTATGTTGTTGAAAGCCAGTCAAAAATTGAGGTGGTTGAGAGACTTGGTTTTGGTGGTGGTAGGATCGTGATCGCTGTCCCATCATCATCAAGTATTAATGATGTTAACGGTATTAGAGACGGCATGAGGATCGCTACTAAGTATGTTAACCTTGCCAGGAATTACTTTGAGGGCCTTAGTAAGAAGGTTAAGATCGTTAAGATTTCGGGTAGTGCTGAAATAATGCCTTCCCTGGGTGTTGCTGACGCTATTGTTGACGTCATGTCAACGGGAACCACGCTGCGCCTTCATGGGCTTAAACCCATTGGTGTAATTATGGAGACCGAGGCAGCCCTCATAGCCAATGGCTCTAGGCGTAATGGTTGCAATGACGTGATGGAGAGATTCCTGGTTCTTCTTCATGGTGTTAAGTCCTCAACTAACAGGAAGCTCATATTAATGAATGTACCCACTGAGAAACTGGCCAGTGTGCTTTCCGTACTACCCTCCATGGAGGGACCCACCGTTGCTGACATAGCCAATAAGCCATTTAAGGAGGTTATTTCAGTAGTTCCTGAGAATGAATTACCCAGCCTTCTGGTTAGATTGAGGAACGCTGGTGCCAAGGACATACTCGTCATGAGCATTGAGAAGGTGATTACATAG
- a CDS encoding GTP-dependent dephospho-CoA kinase family protein: MYVLVSKWARSMMAWPLGVAISKEAPDSIIRVKSEYENAFLITVGDIVTMNTIKYWRKPNLAIMDLKTRRTIGIESLDSSFDVVINISNRPATLSIDAINRVGDAVRTALGGDNVLVLVDGEEDLLAIPAVLMAPRGSVILYGLYTGYLIAIPIINEYKLAFMKLLLMMPPAK; encoded by the coding sequence GTGTATGTCCTGGTGAGTAAGTGGGCTAGGTCCATGATGGCTTGGCCATTAGGTGTGGCAATTAGCAAGGAAGCCCCAGACTCAATTATTAGGGTGAAGAGTGAGTATGAGAATGCATTCTTGATAACAGTCGGTGATATAGTTACCATGAACACGATTAAGTACTGGAGAAAACCCAATCTGGCCATTATGGACCTAAAGACGAGGAGAACCATTGGCATAGAATCATTAGACAGCTCCTTTGATGTAGTTATAAACATTAGTAACAGACCCGCCACATTGAGTATAGATGCTATTAACAGGGTAGGTGATGCGGTGAGGACTGCCTTGGGAGGCGATAATGTGCTTGTCCTGGTTGACGGTGAGGAGGACTTGCTTGCAATACCTGCCGTGCTCATGGCCCCCAGAGGCTCCGTGATACTCTACGGACTTTACACAGGTTATTTAATCGCAATACCGATAATTAATGAATATAAATTGGCCTTCATGAAGTTACTTCTAATGATGCCACCGGCTAAATAA
- a CDS encoding pyridoxal phosphate-dependent aminotransferase yields the protein MPVTKGNPVPWKSVLSLSFYEEPNVGYKVYRLHFNENLFLPRQYYEKLLSAALDPELIRYYTEPLNPTFNEALARYLNVDAGNVFTVAGGDEGLRLLIQFALHGLRKILIVEPTYSMPRILAESMGLTANQVLLRDGTYELNLEELIRLGGSHDIIYLCDPNNPTGNLFSREDIEYLVSHVDSLIVIDEAYAEFARFSVIDLTRDYENIAVIRTFSKAWGLAGLRVGYVVASDTVIDGLKRLSLPHNIPYTSMVLVLRALELRDYVERGIDNMVSVRDIMTKSLDDLGLNPIPSVTNFITFHVGSQEKANGVHEELLRRGFVVRNLSGKVLCEDCLRVTVPPMNVAEMFISTLENIVKHRGL from the coding sequence ATGCCTGTTACTAAGGGAAATCCAGTGCCCTGGAAGAGCGTGCTATCTCTCAGCTTCTATGAGGAACCGAATGTAGGCTATAAAGTATATAGGCTTCACTTTAATGAAAACTTGTTCCTGCCCCGCCAGTACTATGAGAAATTACTAAGTGCGGCTCTCGATCCTGAATTGATTAGGTACTACACAGAGCCCCTTAATCCCACATTCAATGAGGCATTGGCTAGGTACCTCAATGTTGATGCCGGTAATGTATTTACCGTTGCCGGCGGCGATGAGGGCCTAAGGCTCCTCATTCAATTCGCGTTACATGGCCTTAGGAAAATCTTAATTGTTGAACCAACGTACTCCATGCCAAGGATATTAGCCGAGTCAATGGGTTTGACGGCAAATCAGGTACTGCTTAGGGATGGTACTTATGAACTTAACCTAGAGGAATTGATAAGGCTTGGTGGTTCTCATGACATCATTTATCTATGCGATCCAAATAATCCCACGGGTAATTTATTTAGCAGGGAGGATATTGAGTACTTGGTTTCGCATGTTGATTCCCTTATTGTGATTGATGAGGCTTATGCGGAATTCGCCAGGTTCAGTGTGATTGACTTAACCAGGGATTATGAGAACATCGCTGTTATCAGGACGTTCTCTAAGGCATGGGGTCTTGCGGGACTCAGGGTTGGTTATGTGGTGGCCTCTGACACGGTCATTGATGGCCTTAAGAGACTCTCACTGCCGCATAATATTCCATACACATCAATGGTCTTGGTTCTACGGGCGTTAGAATTAAGGGATTATGTTGAGAGGGGGATTGATAATATGGTGAGTGTTAGGGATATCATGACTAAGTCGCTGGACGACTTGGGTCTTAACCCAATTCCATCAGTGACGAACTTCATAACATTTCACGTCGGTAGTCAGGAAAAGGCTAATGGTGTGCATGAGGAGTTGCTTAGGAGGGGTTTTGTGGTTAGGAACTTGAGTGGTAAAGTTCTCTGTGAGGATTGCCTTAGGGTTACTGTGCCACCGATGAACGTTGCCGAGATGTTTATTTCCACTCTGGAGAATATTGTGAAGCATCGTGGTCTGTAA
- a CDS encoding MarR family transcriptional regulator: MSGDHNVLRNVLIIVGAIILGVSAYLLYGALVMVNYMAYYHCMGMMCGTMMYYPLFLPLALLTVGIITVIAPIILIRSTGNSQGLSYAAMQETAAKGNSVTGYSNDYYSKVLRLLPKTEREVLEYVIKSGAVFFFMLIEVFLCSFIIN, translated from the coding sequence ATGAGTGGAGACCATAATGTGTTGCGTAATGTATTAATCATAGTAGGCGCAATCATATTGGGCGTAAGTGCGTATTTACTCTATGGCGCGTTAGTCATGGTTAATTACATGGCCTATTACCACTGCATGGGAATGATGTGCGGAACGATGATGTACTACCCGCTATTCCTACCCCTGGCATTACTAACCGTGGGCATAATTACAGTAATTGCGCCAATAATCCTCATAAGATCCACCGGGAATTCCCAAGGACTGAGTTACGCGGCGATGCAGGAGACTGCGGCGAAGGGTAATTCCGTGACTGGTTATTCCAATGATTATTATAGTAAGGTCTTAAGGCTATTACCTAAGACTGAGCGTGAGGTCCTCGAGTACGTGATTAAGTCTGGGGCTGTATTCTTTTTCATGTTGATAGAGGTATTTTTATGTTCATTTATTATCAACTGA
- the truD gene encoding tRNA pseudouridine(13) synthase TruD has translation MPLLSKAWLDRHVGMNYYISDCEGIGGRVKQSLEDFIVEEVLIDGQVVPTSLTQKPMPKIISKPGPWTWMIIEKRGIDAITLLLILSKRLGIDARDISFGGLKDALAITSQVVSVRGLSINNVPRELSKNIRVLEVFSMDRAFTTRDIWGNEFTVRVRGINEAGRDNITCIINQVMERGLPTYYGYQRFGLKRPNSHIIGKYIILGKFEEAINELLTHAYPTEPPRIREAREFIARTGNYAKALELIPRGYRYYPERAVLRHLSSNPRDFGNAIRKLPHELLTIYIEAYQSYIFNLALSERIGRNLPINMAVQGDMVVLLDERGLPTRHMIHVNEAMTNKVNELVKRSRAIPVAHLVGYSTKLLPGPQGDIELEVLRREGVDPSMFRVKSIPRLLIRGGYRPLFIRPSIFNISISGNDLTLVFRLPRGNYATVFLRELMKSGQPEVDFT, from the coding sequence ATGCCATTGTTATCAAAGGCATGGCTAGATAGACATGTGGGGATGAATTACTACATAAGTGATTGTGAGGGCATTGGTGGTAGGGTGAAACAGAGCCTCGAGGATTTTATAGTTGAGGAGGTCCTAATTGATGGGCAGGTCGTACCAACGAGCCTAACGCAGAAACCAATGCCGAAAATAATTAGCAAACCGGGCCCGTGGACATGGATGATAATAGAGAAGAGGGGCATTGACGCGATCACATTATTACTAATACTAAGTAAGAGACTAGGTATTGATGCCCGGGATATTAGCTTTGGAGGGCTTAAGGATGCATTGGCGATCACGTCACAGGTAGTCTCGGTTAGGGGCTTGTCGATTAACAACGTACCGAGGGAACTTAGTAAAAATATCAGGGTTCTCGAGGTGTTCAGCATGGATAGGGCATTCACGACCAGGGATATTTGGGGAAATGAATTCACAGTAAGGGTAAGGGGCATTAACGAGGCCGGTAGGGATAACATTACCTGCATAATAAACCAGGTAATGGAGAGGGGTTTGCCGACGTACTACGGTTATCAACGCTTCGGACTAAAAAGACCAAACTCGCACATAATTGGTAAGTATATAATCCTTGGTAAGTTCGAGGAAGCAATTAATGAATTACTGACGCATGCATACCCAACGGAGCCACCGAGAATTAGAGAGGCCAGGGAGTTCATTGCTAGAACGGGAAACTATGCAAAGGCCCTTGAGTTAATACCCAGGGGGTACAGGTATTACCCTGAGAGGGCTGTGCTTAGGCACTTATCAAGTAATCCAAGGGACTTCGGCAATGCCATAAGGAAGTTACCACATGAATTACTAACAATCTATATAGAAGCCTACCAGTCATACATATTCAACTTAGCACTGAGCGAACGCATTGGTAGGAACCTACCAATAAATATGGCAGTGCAGGGGGACATGGTGGTCCTCCTGGATGAGCGTGGATTACCCACAAGGCACATGATCCACGTAAACGAGGCCATGACAAATAAGGTGAATGAGTTGGTGAAGAGGAGCCGTGCAATACCCGTGGCTCACCTAGTGGGCTACTCAACAAAGCTTCTTCCTGGGCCGCAGGGTGACATTGAGCTTGAGGTCCTTAGGAGGGAGGGGGTTGATCCGTCAATGTTTAGGGTTAAATCAATACCAAGGCTATTGATTAGGGGTGGTTATAGGCCGCTCTTCATTAGGCCGTCAATATTTAACATAAGTATATCAGGCAACGACCTAACTCTGGTATTTAGATTACCTAGGGGTAACTACGCCACGGTATTCCTCAGGGAATTAATGAAGAGTGGACAACCTGAGGTTGACTTCACGTAA
- a CDS encoding helix-turn-helix transcriptional regulator, whose product MNHKKDHHRASGEVFQYQIMKDLGLSKVQAWRIVRRLEEKGLVEVIKVKGRNIVKLKDFKSN is encoded by the coding sequence ATGAACCACAAAAAAGACCACCACCGGGCGAGCGGTGAGGTTTTTCAGTACCAGATAATGAAGGACCTAGGTTTGTCGAAGGTCCAGGCCTGGAGGATAGTACGTAGGCTTGAGGAGAAGGGCTTGGTAGAGGTCATTAAGGTTAAAGGTAGAAATATAGTGAAACTTAAGGATTTTAAGAGCAATTAG
- the hisI gene encoding phosphoribosyl-AMP cyclohydrolase has protein sequence MINLPGNVKVLRLSEEDARKIADSLWYRHADNTVIAVAQDHDTKDVLMVASMNRDAVIKTLTTGMVHYWSLSRRTLWLKGETSGHYQYLINFRVDCDGDAILLLVYQVGNACHLGTRSCFDLGDITNLRLRYKETEGSSIEFNDG, from the coding sequence ATGATTAACTTGCCGGGCAATGTTAAAGTATTAAGATTAAGTGAGGAGGACGCTAGGAAAATCGCCGATTCCCTGTGGTATAGGCATGCGGATAATACTGTGATAGCCGTTGCCCAGGATCACGATACAAAGGACGTACTGATGGTGGCAAGTATGAATAGAGATGCCGTAATTAAGACATTAACCACTGGCATGGTACACTACTGGTCATTGAGCAGAAGGACGCTTTGGTTAAAGGGTGAGACCAGCGGTCATTACCAATATCTAATAAACTTTAGGGTTGACTGTGACGGGGATGCCATACTCCTACTCGTGTATCAAGTCGGTAATGCATGCCACCTGGGCACTCGCTCATGCTTCGACTTAGGTGACATAACCAACCTACGCCTACGGTATAAGGAAACTGAGGGTTCCTCAATAGAATTCAATGACGGTTAA
- the hisF gene encoding imidazole glycerol phosphate synthase subunit HisF, translating to MRPLGIVRRIIPCLDVDANVVVKGVNFEGLRIMGDPVELAARYEEEGADEIFLLDITATIEGRKTFLKTVSNVASALNIPLGVGGGIRNLEDADAAFKAGADKVSINTAAVKNPGLITMLSREYGAQSVVVAIDVKKQGNTWRVYVEGGKRETGLDGIEWAKSAEDLGAGELLITSIDADGTRAGYDVELYRVVSKVVNIPVIASGGAGGVKHFVEVLMYADAALAASVFHMGVINIQGLKAYLMEAGIKVRM from the coding sequence ATGAGACCCTTAGGCATTGTCAGGAGGATCATACCCTGCCTAGACGTCGACGCCAACGTCGTAGTTAAGGGCGTTAATTTTGAGGGCCTCAGGATAATGGGTGACCCAGTGGAGTTGGCGGCCAGGTATGAAGAGGAGGGTGCTGATGAGATCTTCCTACTCGATATAACGGCTACCATTGAGGGCAGGAAGACATTCCTAAAGACCGTCAGCAACGTAGCCAGTGCACTGAATATACCGCTGGGTGTTGGTGGTGGCATCAGGAACCTCGAGGATGCCGACGCTGCCTTTAAGGCCGGCGCTGATAAGGTTAGTATTAACACGGCGGCCGTTAAAAACCCTGGATTAATAACAATGCTCTCCAGGGAGTACGGTGCCCAATCAGTGGTTGTTGCAATTGATGTTAAGAAACAGGGCAATACATGGAGGGTCTATGTGGAGGGCGGTAAGAGGGAGACTGGACTTGATGGTATTGAGTGGGCAAAGAGCGCTGAGGACCTTGGCGCCGGTGAATTACTGATAACGAGCATTGATGCCGACGGTACCAGGGCTGGCTACGACGTGGAACTCTACAGAGTGGTCTCCAAGGTGGTCAACATACCAGTCATTGCTAGCGGCGGCGCTGGTGGGGTTAAGCACTTTGTGGAGGTCCTAATGTATGCAGACGCTGCCCTTGCTGCGAGTGTCTTTCACATGGGGGTGATAAACATCCAGGGACTCAAGGCATACCTGATGGAGGCGGGTATTAAGGTAAGGATGTAG
- the hisE gene encoding phosphoribosyl-ATP diphosphatase encodes MVCQFLDELQRIIDERIEHGDSRSYTRMLVNGGVDLISKKVGEEAVEVVVAAMRDDRGWVVRETADLMYHLLVLLRFMGIKFDDICEELVNRHTARVGAHG; translated from the coding sequence ATGGTTTGTCAATTTCTGGATGAGCTTCAGCGGATAATTGACGAAAGGATTGAACATGGGGACTCTCGCAGTTATACCCGTATGCTCGTAAATGGTGGTGTGGACTTGATTAGTAAGAAGGTTGGTGAGGAGGCTGTGGAGGTGGTGGTGGCTGCCATGAGGGACGATAGGGGTTGGGTCGTTAGGGAGACAGCGGATTTAATGTACCACTTACTCGTACTCCTTAGGTTCATGGGAATTAAATTCGATGACATATGCGAGGAATTAGTCAATAGGCATACGGCCAGGGTTGGTGCCCATGGTTAA
- a CDS encoding protoglobin domain-containing protein, translating into MSRFTMGSEISKLLDNIVSTSMNQIPPPARFSDYDAQVITKFKPILTSITEDVVKNFYDILFSYEPTAAVFQPDERPLREKTLRDWWIRTLNGPFNEDYWLWQAYVGVIHYRRNVTPPMFMGMWAWIIDNVIRKTQTSPELVSALVKLGATQSSLMVGGYYDIVEYALNRVDIGSDLLRNLVISIIEELATSIKK; encoded by the coding sequence ATGTCCCGCTTCACAATGGGGAGCGAGATTAGTAAATTACTGGATAATATAGTCAGCACATCGATGAACCAAATACCGCCACCAGCAAGGTTTAGCGATTATGATGCCCAGGTAATTACGAAATTCAAGCCAATACTCACGTCAATAACCGAGGACGTGGTTAAGAACTTTTACGACATACTATTTTCCTATGAGCCAACGGCTGCGGTTTTCCAACCTGACGAGAGGCCGTTGAGGGAGAAGACGCTTAGGGATTGGTGGATCAGGACATTAAATGGTCCGTTTAATGAGGATTACTGGTTGTGGCAGGCCTACGTAGGCGTCATTCACTATAGGAGAAACGTTACGCCACCCATGTTCATGGGTATGTGGGCCTGGATCATAGACAACGTAATCAGAAAAACACAAACCAGTCCCGAGTTAGTTTCTGCATTGGTTAAGCTTGGCGCCACCCAGTCATCACTCATGGTCGGTGGTTACTACGACATTGTAGAATACGCACTGAACAGAGTTGATATAGGCAGCGATTTACTTAGGAACCTCGTTATTTCAATTATTGAGGAATTAGCGACAAGCATTAAAAAGTAG
- a CDS encoding HisA/HisF-related TIM barrel protein gives MIVIPSIDISGGYAVKRVMGVRGTELVRLSIDDAIKLVRDFSWVHIVDLDGAELGKPVNISSIGRISEEFKRRCEVGGGIRTPETGKEILRFCERVVLGTTAVEKPSVVKDFINELGYESVAVSIDVKDDRVMSRGWSRPVGELESVINSLPRVHVMIYTAINVEGTGRGLMLNPRHVDLLRGEADLLFYAGGVSSCNDIERLRNFGFDGVIIGYALYVKGVRCDW, from the coding sequence GTGATTGTGATCCCATCAATCGACATTAGTGGCGGCTATGCCGTTAAGAGGGTTATGGGAGTGAGGGGTACTGAGTTGGTGAGGCTTAGTATTGATGATGCCATTAAATTAGTCAGGGACTTTAGTTGGGTCCATATTGTGGATCTGGACGGTGCTGAACTTGGTAAACCCGTTAATATTAGTTCCATAGGTAGGATCAGTGAGGAATTCAAGAGAAGATGCGAGGTTGGTGGCGGGATCAGGACTCCAGAGACCGGAAAGGAGATACTTAGGTTTTGTGAAAGGGTGGTTCTCGGTACAACGGCTGTTGAGAAACCAAGTGTAGTCAAGGATTTCATTAATGAGTTAGGTTATGAATCAGTGGCCGTCTCTATTGACGTCAAGGATGACAGGGTAATGAGTAGGGGTTGGTCAAGGCCCGTGGGTGAACTTGAATCAGTAATTAATTCATTGCCCAGGGTTCATGTGATGATATATACGGCAATTAATGTGGAGGGCACGGGACGGGGACTCATGCTCAATCCAAGGCATGTGGACTTACTTAGGGGCGAGGCCGATCTGTTGTTCTATGCTGGTGGAGTTTCCAGCTGCAATGATATTGAGCGGTTACGGAATTTTGGGTTTGACGGTGTGATAATTGGCTATGCATTGTACGTAAAGGGTGTGCGTTGTGACTGGTAG